From Streptomyces sp. 6-11-2, one genomic window encodes:
- a CDS encoding MBL fold metallo-hydrolase has product MLTALGISPVVLSLPGATAAAAETRTEPSGREPGKSSPSALELVLLGTKAGPPIDPLRAGISTALVVDGATYVIDCGRSAATQYVRSGLTLASLSGIFITHLHADHVADYYNFFLLGGSVPNQEHDNLTRPVPVYGPGPAGGLPPKFGGGQAPTVNPDSPTPGLKALTDDCHAAYAYSTNVFLRDMGIQDIRALADVHEIELPRVGATYENTAPAMKPFVVMEDDRVKVSAILVPHGPVFPSFAFRFDTDHGSVTFSGDTTYSDNLIALAKGSDVLVHEAISVEGLDAPAVFVDHLLQSHVEVQKVGPIAQRAEVDMLVLSHISEVAHNPIDARKWKKWAQRGYGGKVVVGEDLQRIKLA; this is encoded by the coding sequence GTGCTGACCGCCCTCGGTATCTCTCCGGTGGTCCTCAGCCTCCCCGGCGCGACAGCGGCGGCGGCGGAAACCCGTACCGAGCCCTCGGGCCGGGAGCCCGGCAAGAGCTCGCCGAGTGCGCTCGAACTGGTGCTGCTGGGCACCAAGGCGGGCCCTCCGATCGACCCGCTGCGGGCTGGGATCTCCACCGCGCTCGTCGTCGACGGCGCGACGTACGTGATCGACTGCGGGCGCTCGGCCGCCACCCAGTACGTGCGGTCCGGCCTCACACTGGCGTCCCTGAGCGGTATTTTCATCACGCATCTCCACGCCGACCACGTCGCCGACTACTACAACTTCTTCCTGCTCGGGGGCAGCGTCCCCAACCAGGAGCACGACAACCTCACCCGCCCCGTCCCCGTCTACGGTCCCGGACCGGCCGGCGGGCTCCCGCCGAAGTTCGGTGGCGGACAGGCGCCGACGGTCAACCCGGACAGCCCGACGCCGGGCCTGAAGGCACTGACCGACGACTGCCACGCGGCGTACGCCTACAGCACGAACGTCTTCCTGCGTGACATGGGTATCCAGGACATCCGGGCCCTTGCCGATGTGCACGAGATCGAGCTTCCGAGGGTCGGTGCCACGTACGAGAACACCGCGCCCGCGATGAAGCCGTTCGTCGTGATGGAGGACGACCGCGTCAAGGTCTCCGCGATCCTGGTGCCGCACGGACCGGTGTTCCCCTCCTTCGCGTTCCGCTTCGACACCGACCACGGCTCGGTCACGTTCTCCGGCGACACGACGTACAGCGACAATCTGATCGCCCTGGCCAAGGGCTCGGACGTGCTGGTCCACGAGGCGATCAGCGTCGAGGGGCTCGACGCCCCGGCGGTCTTCGTGGACCACTTGCTGCAGTCCCACGTCGAGGTCCAGAAGGTCGGTCCGATCGCACAGCGGGCCGAGGTCGACATGCTCGTGCTCTCGCACATCTCCGAGGTCGCCCACAACCCGATCGACGCCCGGAAGTGGAAGAAGTGGGCACAGCGGGGGTACGGCGGCAAGGTGGTCGTCGGCGAGGACCTTCAGCGGATCAAGCTGGCCTGA
- a CDS encoding M1 family metallopeptidase yields MSFLSAWPSTTPRRLLVALLALLVGAGAGVADAAPGRTAGAKSAQAATPDHPRYDVTLRADADGTHWKGRQRVSFRNAADRPLREVYLRLWGNGVDACGTAGSPSPLTVSRVRGGTAGRLSVDCTALRITLPAPLARGWRATVSFDVSLTVPGRNDRFGREGAFRFLGNALPVLAVHDAAGWHLDPYVSTGESFYTLAGDFQVTLDHPSALKVPATGRTRTSPGTQGRTLTRSLAHRVRDFAWAAGPFRTADQTTPGGVRVRSYWAPDTPAEGVRLARQDGAAAVDRFSTEYGRYPYGELDLVMTPQFGGGMEYPGLVLLGTTEEGNAVVHELAHQWWYGIVGNDQYRAPWLDESFAQYANFRFYGLDTRDCWDPDEWPDRNAALTSSMAYWSTHPGTYHLIYTAGPCALADLERTLGSATMARLLKRYAHDHWYGVSTTADFKKTAQSMTGKDLTSFWKTHRIR; encoded by the coding sequence ATGTCGTTTCTCTCCGCGTGGCCGTCAACAACCCCTCGCCGTCTGCTCGTTGCTCTGCTCGCGCTGCTCGTCGGAGCCGGTGCCGGTGTTGCCGACGCAGCCCCCGGACGTACGGCCGGGGCCAAGAGCGCCCAGGCCGCGACACCCGATCACCCGCGCTACGACGTGACCCTGCGCGCCGACGCCGACGGCACCCACTGGAAGGGCCGCCAGCGCGTGTCGTTCCGCAACGCCGCCGACCGGCCCCTGCGCGAGGTGTACCTGCGGCTGTGGGGCAACGGCGTGGACGCCTGCGGCACTGCCGGCAGCCCTTCCCCCCTCACCGTGTCCCGGGTACGCGGCGGCACGGCAGGGCGGCTCAGCGTCGACTGCACGGCGCTGCGTATCACCCTGCCCGCACCTCTCGCGCGCGGCTGGCGCGCGACTGTCTCCTTCGACGTGTCCCTCACCGTGCCCGGGCGCAACGACCGCTTCGGCCGTGAGGGTGCGTTCCGTTTCCTCGGCAACGCGCTGCCCGTGCTGGCCGTGCACGACGCGGCGGGATGGCACCTCGACCCGTACGTGTCGACCGGCGAGAGCTTCTACACCCTGGCCGGCGACTTCCAGGTCACGCTCGACCACCCGTCGGCCCTCAAGGTCCCGGCGACCGGCCGCACCCGCACCAGCCCCGGCACGCAGGGGCGCACTCTCACGCGCAGCCTCGCGCACCGGGTACGGGACTTCGCGTGGGCGGCAGGCCCGTTCCGCACCGCGGACCAGACCACTCCCGGCGGCGTGCGGGTCAGATCGTACTGGGCACCCGACACGCCGGCCGAGGGCGTGCGGCTCGCCCGCCAGGACGGCGCCGCCGCCGTCGACCGGTTCAGCACGGAGTACGGCCGCTACCCGTACGGCGAGCTCGACCTGGTGATGACCCCGCAGTTCGGCGGCGGCATGGAATACCCCGGCCTGGTCCTGCTCGGCACCACCGAGGAAGGCAACGCCGTCGTCCACGAACTGGCCCACCAGTGGTGGTACGGCATCGTCGGCAACGACCAGTACCGTGCGCCCTGGCTGGACGAGAGCTTCGCCCAGTACGCCAACTTCCGCTTCTACGGCTTGGACACCCGTGACTGCTGGGACCCGGACGAGTGGCCCGACCGGAACGCCGCGCTCACCAGCTCGATGGCCTACTGGTCGACGCACCCCGGCACATACCACCTCATCTACACCGCCGGCCCCTGCGCCCTGGCAGACCTGGAGCGCACCCTCGGCTCCGCCACCATGGCACGACTCCTCAAGCGCTACGCCCACGACCACTGGTACGGCGTCTCCACCACCGCCGACTTCAAGAAGACCGCCCAGTCCATGACCGGCAAGGACCTGACGTCGTTCTGGAAGACCCACCGCATCCGGTGA
- a CDS encoding EamA family transporter, producing the protein MLALLLALGSSLAYGCADFLGGLGARKAHVLRTVLVAAPASLAVELLLWPVLGATFTWASVGWGAASGVASAAAFALLYKTLAIGPMNVLSPITALVSAALPVAVGLLQGERLGVAGLAGLPLALVAVVMVSAGHGESSSRPSRTALLLAFGAGAAIALQLVFLHQAPSDSGVAPLIIGRAVSSAVTLAAAAVMRRRLGPEKPAYTISAASGVLDSLANLLFLLAARSGDLTVVAVITALYPAGTVLLARAVLAERVHRGQLVGLGTAAVAVSLLALT; encoded by the coding sequence GTGCTCGCTCTGCTGCTGGCCCTGGGCAGCTCTCTCGCCTACGGATGCGCCGACTTCCTCGGAGGCCTCGGTGCCCGTAAGGCGCATGTGCTGCGCACCGTACTGGTCGCGGCCCCGGCCAGTCTCGCCGTCGAGCTGCTGCTGTGGCCCGTCCTGGGCGCCACGTTCACCTGGGCGAGCGTCGGGTGGGGCGCAGCCTCCGGGGTCGCGTCCGCCGCCGCGTTCGCCCTGCTGTACAAGACCCTCGCGATCGGCCCGATGAACGTGCTCTCGCCCATCACCGCGCTGGTCTCCGCCGCGCTTCCGGTCGCGGTCGGACTGCTCCAGGGCGAGCGCCTGGGCGTGGCCGGGCTTGCGGGTCTGCCGCTGGCGCTGGTGGCGGTGGTCATGGTGAGCGCCGGGCACGGAGAAAGCTCGTCGCGTCCGTCCCGGACGGCGCTGCTGCTGGCCTTCGGCGCGGGTGCCGCCATCGCCCTTCAGCTCGTCTTCCTGCACCAGGCGCCCTCCGACAGCGGTGTGGCCCCTCTGATCATCGGCAGAGCGGTCTCCTCGGCCGTCACCCTGGCCGCGGCCGCGGTGATGCGCCGCCGGCTGGGCCCGGAGAAGCCCGCCTACACGATCTCCGCGGCCTCGGGCGTGCTGGACTCGCTGGCGAACCTGCTGTTCCTGCTCGCCGCGCGCAGCGGGGACCTCACCGTCGTCGCCGTGATCACCGCCCTGTATCCGGCGGGCACGGTGCTGCTCGCCCGCGCCGTGCTCGCCGAACGCGTCCACCGTGGCCAGCTCGTCGGCCTGGGCACCGCCGCCGTCGCGGTCAGCCTCCTCGCCCTCACCTGA
- a CDS encoding cytosine permease has protein sequence MPLAERRSGYQLALSPVSVATALVVFAIAGFTVVLAGFTVGLIVGVLVAAFAVGLGKALGRMAFETGMSSTITSRFFGFGFKGSAIGSIVFAFMILGFLAVEAALLYQGTLLMFGLPDSWGWRVLIYGGMTLLWIALAVFGIKLALRATGVLIAVTLLVTIYMIVDIYVIQGADPMDVFAYAGVVPGGLWPRFESAVSVMGATAGTIALVTTDFARYCRTRRDVTVLAVAGPVTQNIVMTVLGSLVVIGGMPQVIGYLLAHDKGMSPEAAAVAGNTYVMQNTGAFFVIFAGWMGFVTIYAAQAKAQAINAYSGSLSLVNLIDSLTGRKPGRAAMVVVGNIIALVMIAAGILEKFTQYLAYLGAMTLGMCGVMIADYYLVRRARFDSATHRVEKWNWAGVVTLVLSAAVGIVLMATDVFALGFLVSFVLALAVYPVLRNWLPEGTGTTFVAGEEALEEAH, from the coding sequence GTGCCGTTGGCAGAGCGCAGGAGCGGCTACCAACTCGCCCTCAGCCCGGTCAGCGTCGCCACCGCTCTCGTCGTCTTCGCCATCGCCGGCTTCACCGTGGTACTCGCCGGCTTCACCGTGGGCCTGATCGTCGGTGTCCTCGTCGCGGCCTTCGCGGTGGGTCTCGGCAAGGCCCTGGGGCGGATGGCCTTCGAAACCGGTATGTCGAGCACCATCACCTCCCGGTTCTTCGGATTCGGCTTCAAGGGCTCGGCGATCGGCTCCATCGTCTTCGCGTTCATGATTCTCGGCTTCCTCGCCGTCGAGGCCGCCCTCCTGTACCAGGGCACGCTGCTGATGTTCGGCCTGCCCGATTCGTGGGGCTGGCGCGTCCTGATCTACGGCGGCATGACGCTGCTGTGGATCGCGCTCGCCGTCTTCGGCATCAAACTCGCCCTGCGAGCCACCGGCGTCCTGATCGCCGTCACACTGCTCGTCACGATCTACATGATCGTGGACATCTATGTGATCCAGGGCGCCGACCCCATGGACGTCTTCGCCTACGCGGGAGTCGTCCCCGGAGGCCTGTGGCCGCGATTCGAGTCCGCGGTCTCGGTCATGGGCGCCACGGCGGGAACCATCGCTCTGGTCACGACGGACTTCGCCCGTTACTGCCGCACGCGGCGCGACGTGACGGTCCTGGCCGTGGCCGGCCCGGTCACCCAGAACATCGTCATGACCGTGCTGGGCTCCCTCGTCGTGATCGGCGGCATGCCCCAGGTCATCGGCTACCTGCTGGCTCACGACAAGGGCATGAGCCCGGAGGCGGCCGCTGTCGCGGGCAACACGTACGTCATGCAGAACACAGGTGCCTTCTTCGTCATCTTCGCGGGCTGGATGGGTTTCGTCACGATCTACGCGGCCCAGGCCAAGGCGCAGGCGATCAACGCCTACTCCGGATCGCTCTCGCTGGTCAACCTGATCGACTCCCTCACCGGCAGAAAGCCGGGCCGGGCGGCGATGGTGGTCGTCGGCAACATCATCGCCCTGGTGATGATCGCCGCCGGAATCCTGGAGAAGTTCACCCAGTACCTGGCGTACCTGGGCGCCATGACGCTCGGCATGTGCGGCGTGATGATCGCGGACTACTACCTGGTGCGCCGGGCGCGGTTCGACAGCGCCACCCACCGGGTCGAGAAGTGGAACTGGGCCGGAGTCGTCACGCTGGTCCTGTCCGCCGCGGTCGGCATCGTCCTGATGGCCACGGACGTCTTCGCCCTCGGTTTCCTGGTGTCCTTCGTGCTGGCGCTCGCCGTCTACCCGGTGCTGCGGAACTGGCTGCCCGAAGGCACCGGCACCACGTTCGTCGCGGGCGAGGAAGCCCTCGAAGAGGCCCATTGA
- a CDS encoding fumarylacetoacetate hydrolase family protein: MRLATVRTRQGTCAARLDGDEFTELPGHADVGSLLADVDWQRIARNATGRRHRRGDVDVRTVVPRPSKVLCAGLNYTSHIQEMGRELPAHPTLFAKFADTLTGPADAVPAVAEDPEMDWEGELAVVIGRTAYKVREEEAGQYIAGFTVANDISMRGWQYRTTEWLQGKIWARSTPVGPVLTTPDEFDPATAVLRTTLNGTPVQEHTIADLLFTPAHLVAYVSTMVPLHPGDLILTGTPGGVGRARTPQRYLKPGDLVEVTIDGIGTVSTPII, encoded by the coding sequence GTGAGACTGGCAACCGTGCGCACCCGCCAGGGGACATGCGCAGCCCGCCTGGACGGTGATGAGTTCACCGAACTCCCCGGTCATGCCGACGTCGGTTCCCTGCTGGCGGACGTGGACTGGCAGCGGATCGCGAGGAACGCCACCGGGCGCCGGCACCGCAGGGGCGACGTCGATGTGCGGACCGTCGTACCGCGTCCGTCGAAGGTGCTCTGCGCCGGCCTCAACTACACAAGCCACATTCAGGAAATGGGCCGGGAACTCCCCGCCCATCCCACCCTCTTCGCGAAGTTCGCCGACACCTTGACCGGCCCCGCTGACGCGGTGCCGGCCGTGGCGGAGGATCCGGAGATGGACTGGGAGGGGGAGCTCGCCGTCGTCATCGGACGGACCGCGTACAAGGTGCGTGAGGAAGAGGCGGGCCAGTACATCGCCGGTTTCACGGTGGCCAACGACATCTCCATGCGGGGATGGCAGTACCGCACGACGGAGTGGCTGCAGGGCAAGATCTGGGCACGTTCCACTCCGGTCGGCCCGGTCCTGACCACGCCCGACGAGTTCGATCCCGCAACCGCCGTTCTCCGCACCACTCTCAACGGCACCCCGGTCCAGGAGCACACGATCGCGGACCTGTTGTTCACTCCGGCTCACTTGGTCGCGTACGTGTCGACCATGGTGCCCCTGCACCCCGGAGACCTGATTCTCACCGGCACCCCCGGTGGAGTGGGGAGGGCTCGCACGCCGCAGAGGTATCTGAAGCCCGGGGACCTGGTCGAGGTGACCATCGACGGTATCGGCACGGTGTCCACCCCGATCATCTGA
- a CDS encoding flavin reductase family protein: MTEIMWDSEIYEKAADARTLASSAAVPPLADPRQLRNTLGNFATGVVVLTYQSGDSYYGVTVNSFTSVSLDPPLVLVSMQRTSRALTYLLERPFAVNVLGDNQLATALQFAGKPQDTHRIEWVGDDVAPRINGSLAYFQCTPWAGYDGGDHVLVLGRVLSYGQQDDTRPLLFYRGQWGALAEDAERGAGEGAQSERGRR; encoded by the coding sequence ATGACCGAGATCATGTGGGACTCGGAGATCTACGAGAAAGCCGCTGACGCCAGGACCCTCGCGTCGAGCGCGGCGGTACCACCGCTCGCCGATCCTCGTCAGCTGCGCAACACGCTGGGGAACTTCGCCACCGGAGTCGTCGTCCTCACGTATCAGTCCGGCGACAGCTACTACGGGGTCACCGTGAACTCCTTCACCTCGGTGTCCCTGGACCCACCCCTGGTGCTCGTCTCCATGCAGCGGACCTCGCGCGCACTGACCTACCTGCTCGAGCGGCCCTTCGCGGTCAACGTGCTCGGGGACAACCAACTCGCCACCGCGCTGCAGTTCGCGGGCAAGCCGCAGGACACCCACCGCATCGAGTGGGTCGGCGACGACGTGGCGCCACGGATCAACGGCTCGCTGGCGTACTTCCAGTGCACGCCGTGGGCGGGGTACGACGGCGGCGACCACGTCCTCGTGCTCGGGCGTGTGCTGTCCTACGGCCAGCAGGACGACACCCGGCCCCTGCTCTTCTACCGCGGTCAGTGGGGCGCTCTGGCCGAGGACGCCGAGCGCGGCGCCGGTGAGGGTGCACAGTCCGAGAGGGGCCGACGATGA
- a CDS encoding helix-turn-helix domain-containing protein, with translation MPEAEAALRTLAHNVRAARTRAGLSLDELGRRAKVSKGALVGLEKAQGNPNFATLVRLADTLGISVSALMEGPAEGRVRVVSADAVMPLWAGEQGSEARLMLTTSGPAPVEVWRWKLEPGEEYPSHPHQAGVVETVSVTSGRMTLIVDGAEHPVEAGQTATFDADTTHTYRGSGTETCHLIMTVHIPPGPGSTT, from the coding sequence GTGCCCGAGGCAGAAGCAGCCCTGCGCACGCTCGCGCACAACGTCAGAGCCGCACGCACACGAGCGGGCCTGTCCCTGGACGAACTGGGGCGCCGGGCCAAGGTCAGCAAGGGTGCTCTGGTCGGGCTGGAGAAAGCCCAGGGCAACCCGAACTTCGCCACTCTGGTCCGCCTCGCCGACACTCTCGGCATCTCGGTGTCCGCACTGATGGAAGGACCGGCCGAAGGCCGTGTCCGCGTGGTGTCCGCCGACGCCGTCATGCCCCTGTGGGCCGGGGAGCAGGGCAGCGAGGCCCGGCTCATGCTGACCACCTCGGGACCGGCTCCGGTCGAGGTCTGGCGCTGGAAACTGGAGCCCGGCGAGGAATACCCCAGCCACCCCCACCAGGCCGGCGTCGTGGAAACCGTCAGCGTCACGTCCGGCCGGATGACACTGATCGTCGACGGCGCCGAGCATCCTGTCGAGGCCGGACAGACCGCCACCTTCGACGCTGACACCACCCACACCTACCGCGGCTCGGGCACCGAGACCTGCCACCTCATCATGACCGTTCACATCCCGCCCGGCCCCGGCTCCACAACCTGA
- a CDS encoding B3/4 domain-containing protein: MTAFRINPAVTDAFPDTLVALVTATGLLGHEPWPDTTTALEDLEQQLALGIWQPADENDPRIEAWHTAYRSFGTNPRRIRPSVDALGRRMTKKGVLPRINPAVDSYNSVSVRHGLPAGAFDLDHVTGDVDVRYADGSEEFTPLGEPGTVERPRPGEIIYADAAGVLTRHWNHRDAHRTRVTEDSVHVAFVLETLHATRDGDILKVAADELQGLLVPHAERTAVHYLSPAHPKADA; the protein is encoded by the coding sequence ATGACCGCCTTCCGCATCAACCCCGCCGTCACCGACGCCTTCCCGGACACCCTCGTCGCCCTGGTCACCGCCACCGGCCTGCTCGGCCATGAACCCTGGCCCGACACCACCACCGCTCTCGAAGACCTGGAGCAGCAACTCGCCCTCGGCATATGGCAGCCCGCCGACGAGAACGACCCGCGCATCGAGGCGTGGCACACCGCGTACCGTTCCTTCGGCACCAACCCCCGCCGCATCCGCCCCAGTGTCGACGCCCTCGGCCGGCGTATGACCAAGAAGGGTGTGCTGCCCCGTATCAACCCGGCGGTCGACTCCTACAACTCCGTCTCCGTCCGCCACGGGCTGCCGGCCGGGGCCTTCGACCTCGACCACGTCACCGGCGACGTCGACGTCCGCTACGCCGACGGAAGCGAGGAGTTCACCCCGCTCGGCGAACCCGGCACCGTCGAACGCCCCAGGCCCGGCGAGATCATCTACGCCGACGCCGCCGGTGTCCTCACCCGCCACTGGAACCACCGCGACGCCCACCGCACCCGCGTCACCGAGGACTCCGTCCACGTCGCCTTCGTCCTGGAAACCCTCCACGCCACCCGGGACGGCGACATCCTCAAGGTCGCGGCTGACGAACTGCAGGGCCTGCTCGTCCCGCACGCCGAGCGGACCGCGGTGCACTATCTGAGCCCCGCCCACCCCAAGGCCGACGCCTGA
- a CDS encoding FMN-binding negative transcriptional regulator has translation MFIQPWDAGLDDAEWQTWIADGHDFGQLSVNGLLGQAPVVVPTHFTTDNGQLLIHLARPNPVWKAIEHDPHVTFTVIGDYAFVPGPWRAKPGIPPTDGVPTSYYAAVQFTCRAHIVDAPEAKADLLRRQLAHFQPDGDHAPIDVDQPPYGRMLPGIRGLRLEVIEVRAKFKYDDHKPVEHRTAVAGRLTARGRGLDGPAARQQLRRLDRIGPWKP, from the coding sequence ATGTTCATCCAGCCCTGGGATGCCGGCCTGGACGATGCCGAATGGCAGACATGGATCGCCGACGGCCACGACTTCGGCCAGCTCAGCGTCAACGGCCTGCTCGGCCAGGCGCCCGTCGTCGTCCCCACCCACTTCACCACCGACAACGGCCAACTGCTGATCCACCTCGCCCGGCCCAACCCGGTCTGGAAGGCGATCGAGCACGACCCGCACGTCACCTTCACCGTCATCGGCGACTACGCCTTCGTCCCCGGACCCTGGCGCGCCAAGCCCGGCATCCCGCCCACCGATGGCGTGCCCACCAGCTACTACGCGGCCGTCCAGTTCACCTGCCGCGCCCACATCGTCGACGCCCCCGAGGCCAAGGCCGACCTGCTGCGCCGCCAGTTGGCCCACTTCCAGCCCGACGGCGACCACGCCCCCATCGACGTCGACCAGCCGCCCTACGGGCGGATGCTCCCCGGCATCCGCGGACTGCGCCTGGAGGTCATCGAGGTGCGGGCCAAGTTCAAGTACGACGACCACAAACCCGTCGAGCACCGCACCGCCGTCGCCGGCCGACTCACCGCGCGCGGCCGGGGTCTGGACGGACCAGCCGCACGCCAGCAGCTGCGCCGCCTGGACCGCATCGGCCCATGGAAGCCCTGA
- a CDS encoding acyl-CoA dehydrogenase family protein, whose protein sequence is MTVDTQVNEETGSLLAELTDIYPLLQSEAEDSERLRRPTPVVQDALRDSGVFKLMVPAELGGLEASPLQILEVIEKLSHADASLGWLVRALTSETATAAAYLSDEAVPELFADDTYPLVAGQSTAFTGRAVREGGGYRVSGVWKFAPGVSMATHLNLAVTVEGTGERLVCLVPRTAMRISDNWDMLGLRATASLDYRAEEVRVEDKYVFGIGPENARRGRCMSRVSPALLAGLHQAAWSQGVARRMLDELRDLTRRKDPSESSPVTSDEFFAEFARHFSHVRGTMALLRETWRDNESTLATGAQLNDEQETMSRLACSLATRTALEISQLVHRFAGAQVMRNGTLQRFFRDSHAGSQHRGSSHIVTQKCGRMLSGTLPAGSHWGFFDLVIPDPASVGVRGIGPSASSGAGKGVGATGKE, encoded by the coding sequence ATGACGGTCGATACGCAGGTGAACGAGGAAACGGGCAGCCTGCTCGCGGAGTTGACGGACATCTACCCACTCCTGCAGAGCGAGGCCGAGGACAGCGAACGTCTGCGGCGGCCGACACCGGTGGTACAGGACGCACTGCGCGACAGCGGCGTCTTCAAGCTGATGGTGCCGGCCGAACTCGGTGGCCTGGAGGCTTCCCCCCTGCAGATCCTGGAGGTGATCGAGAAGCTGTCGCACGCCGACGCCTCGCTGGGATGGCTGGTGCGCGCCCTGACGAGTGAAACGGCGACGGCGGCCGCCTACTTGAGTGACGAGGCGGTCCCCGAGCTCTTCGCCGACGACACGTACCCGCTGGTGGCGGGACAGTCGACCGCCTTCACCGGCCGGGCCGTACGGGAGGGCGGCGGCTACCGGGTGAGCGGTGTCTGGAAGTTCGCCCCAGGGGTGTCGATGGCCACCCACCTCAATCTGGCGGTGACGGTCGAGGGCACGGGAGAGCGGCTGGTCTGCCTTGTTCCCCGGACCGCCATGCGGATCAGTGACAACTGGGACATGCTGGGGCTGCGCGCGACCGCGAGCCTCGACTACCGGGCCGAGGAAGTGCGGGTCGAGGACAAGTACGTCTTCGGCATCGGCCCGGAGAACGCCCGACGAGGACGCTGCATGAGCCGGGTGAGCCCTGCCCTGCTGGCCGGCCTGCACCAGGCGGCCTGGTCCCAGGGTGTCGCGCGGCGCATGCTCGACGAACTGCGTGACCTGACCCGGCGCAAGGACCCTTCCGAGAGCTCCCCGGTCACCAGCGACGAGTTCTTCGCGGAGTTCGCACGTCACTTCTCGCATGTCCGGGGCACGATGGCCCTGCTGCGTGAGACCTGGCGCGACAACGAGTCGACCCTCGCGACGGGAGCTCAGCTGAACGACGAGCAGGAGACGATGTCACGGCTCGCCTGCAGCCTGGCCACCCGGACCGCGCTGGAGATCAGTCAGCTCGTGCACCGTTTCGCGGGCGCGCAGGTCATGCGGAACGGCACGTTGCAGCGGTTCTTCCGCGACAGCCATGCCGGAAGCCAGCACCGGGGCTCTTCGCACATCGTGACGCAGAAGTGCGGCCGGATGCTGTCGGGCACCCTGCCCGCCGGGTCGCACTGGGGGTTCTTCGATCTGGTGATTCCCGACCCGGCGTCCGTCGGCGTCCGAGGCATCGGACCGAGCGCGAGTTCCGGCGCGGGCAAGGGCGTCGGCGCAACAGGAAAGGAATGA